GGAGTCAGGAGTCAGGAGTATGGCTAACGCCACGCTGCGCTATCAGGAGTTCAGGGGGAAGAAGAAAGAAGAAAGAAGAAAGAAGAATATTTTTCACCAATGACCAATGACCAATCAAACCGGATTGCTATAGATAATTTGAGATAATGATAAGTTCGTTACCGAAATTAGTGGTAATTTATGCTTATACTAGAAAAACATATCAACAAATTATACGGCATAAATACTGGAAAATTTTTTCTCAACTGTCCGGCTGTTAATTCTCATAAACTTTGCGAAAACAGTCATTATGCGGTTGAATTATAAACAGTATGGATGTCAGTTTGCCCTTTCTTTTGTGTTTTAAATACTCAGTTAAATTTATGACTCTTACACAAGAACGCCAAGTGATTTTGTTCAAACCCCAAGGTAGTATAGACCTGGATAGTGGTACAGTCTTGAGCGAACAGATGGCTGCTATTAAACCTCAGCATCACCAACTCTGGGTTATAGATTTAGCAAATGTAGATTTCATGGATAGTTCTGGATTGGTCCCACTTGTCAAGGGACTTACCACAGCGCGTCAAATTGGTTGTCGGTTGGTTCTCTGCAATGTTAAAGCTCCAGTTAAGTTGATTTTGGAACTTACCCAGCTTGATTCAGTATTTGAAATTTTCCCAAGTTACGAAGATATTTTTGCTCCTGTTACCAATCAACAGCCAGTAGCAACTGGAGTTTAGACTAAATCAGTATTTTTATTCTTTTCAGATCCCCGACTTCTCTAGATCCCCGACTTCTTAGAGAAGTCGGGGATCTTAGGCTACAGTAATGATAACTGCTCATTAGGGGGTTTAAAACCCATGTGTTGATAGGCTGCTTTAGTGGCTATTCTCCCCCTGGGTGTCCGACTTAAATAACCTATTTGCATTAAATATGGTTCATAAACTTCTTCAATGGTTTGGGTGTCTTCCCCAGTGGTAGCAGCAATGGTTTCTAAACCGACTGGACCACCATTAAAGTTTTCAATAATCACACTGAGCATTTTTCTATCTGTCCAATCTAAACCACAAGGATCAACTTGGAATAGCTGCAATGCTTCCGCTGCTACAGTTTCATTTATTTCTATAAAAGATTTTACTTCTGCATAATCACGGACTCTTTTTAGTAGTCTATTAGCTATTCTTGGTGTTCCTCGTGAACGTTTGGCTATTTCTGTAGCCCCGTCTAAATTAACTGAAGTTTGTAATAATTCGGCAGTGCGAACCACAATTTGAGTAAGTTCAGCAACTTCATAAAAACGCAACTTTTGAATTAAGCCAAAGCGATCGCGCAATGGGGAAGTTAAAGCTCCGACGCGGGTTGTTGCCCCGACTAGGGTAAATTTAGACAAAGGTATACTTCTAATTCTGGCACTAGAACCCTTACCTACTGTAATATCTAGGCGACAATCTTCCATTGCTGGATAGAGAATTTCCTCTGTCATCCGTGATAAACGATGAATTTCATCTATAAATAACACATCTCCTGGTTTCAGGTTCACCAATAACCCCACGATATCTCGTGGTCGTTCTAAAGCTGGGGCGCTGGTAATTTTGCAACTTACCCCCATTTCTGAGGCTAAAATCATCGCCATTGTGGTTTTACCTAAACCTGGTGGTCCATACAACAGCAAATGATCCATGACTTCGTTCCTAGATTTAGCGGCTTTAATGGCTATATCTAAGACATCCTTTAAATCCTTTTGGCCGATGTAATCAGCAAAGCGCTGGGGACGAATACTTTCTTCTGGTTTCCCTTGTTCATTAATGGCAGCTTCTGATTGCAACAGATTTTCTGCGGGGGGTACTTTGGCTGATTCCCGTTGCTTTTTGGGTTCTCCGTTGGGTTCTGGAGGCTGTTTTTTGGAGGAGATAATCGCCATAATTTTCAGGGATTTCAGAAGTACAGAAATGGGGGTTTAGTTATTTATAGGTAAGATTCAGTATAGGATATTTGGGGTTCATTGAGAATACAGATATTTATTTAATTTTGTAAATTTACTATTAATAAATTGAGGGCTAGGAGTCAGGAGGTAGGGGCGCAGGGCCTGCGCCCAGTCAGGAGTCAGGAGGAAGAATCAGAAGGAGATAAGAATAGTCTCGAATCGGGAAAAGTGATAGCTTTTTGATGGTTTCAAAGCTAATTGGACAAAGAGGGAATAGGAAAATGAGGACGGGAAAACCCTGCCCATACAGCACTTACCGATGTTATGAAGTCCAATGACCCCACCCCCAAACCCCTCCCCGCTCTTCGAGAGGGGGCTAAGATGTAACTCATATAAGAGACTTCCAATTAAAAAAATATCCCAAAATTTCTTGTGGTGCAGGCCGAAAAGCCTGCCAATAATACAAGGACGGGCAAGATGCCCATCCCACAAGATTGGATAGCGAACGCGAGAGCGTCCCGGAGGGAACTAGCGCTGCTGCAAGCAGTTCATCTTTTTTGTGGAGTTCTCTAACTGAAAACCGCTGTATCTTTAGAAATCAACTCCACGCTTCAATTCTACGCCTTGATTTGCATAGTGTTTATGACAGTAAACCTCAGAGTGAATACTAGCTAAATCAAAATAAGCGGGTTGGTTTTGACAGCGCCCGGTGATGATCACTTCTGTATCACGAGGTTTGCGTAGCAGGGCTTGAACAATGGGATCAACGGGTAACAATTCTAAATCAACAGTGGGATTGAGTTCATCAAGAATAATTGTTTTATAGACACCAGAGGCGATCGCTATTTTGGCAATTTCCCAACCTCTTTCCGCTTCTATATAGTCTAAATCTTGACGAGAATTCCGCCAAACAATGGCATCCCGTCCACAGCGTTGATGATCTACAATTTCTGGATAGGATTGTTGTAAGGCGGCGATCGCTGCGTCTTCAGTATAACCACTACCGCCTTTGAGCCACTGCATAATTAATACACGAGTAGAACCAGGATGATTGATGCCTCTACCAATTGCTTGTAAAGCTTTACCTAAAGCACTGGTAGATTTACCCTTACCTGCACCTGTATAAATTTCAATGCCTTCAATGAAAAGTTCTGCGGCTGTGGGGTGGTGATGGGGTTTCATTTCCGAATGCAAATCCGCAATATCCAATAATTGTGGCGGTGCTGCGCGTCCAGTCGTAATGATTTCCAGTTCTTGGGGTTTAGATTTTAAAGTCTTTACTACCTCATCCACTGACAGCAAACCCAAATCCAAAACCGGGTTAATTTCATCCAGGACAACAACTGAATACAACCCAGAGGCGATCGCCCCTTTGGCTACATCCCAACCCCTTGCAGCCTCTGTTCGATCAAAAGCTGTAATTTGATCATGACCAAAAAATTCGGCTCTCCCCGTGCGAACCTGATCAATTAAATGGGGGAAACCGCGCTGTAATGCAGCGATCGCTCCATCCTCATCATAATCCCGTTCTGGACCTTTCAAAAACCGCAACAATAAAACCCGGCTAGAATCACTAGGTGTATTGATTCCCAACCCAATAGAGCGCAAAACCACCCCTAAAGCCGCTTGGGACTTACCTTTCCCAATACCATCATAGACGTGAATTTGACCCGTAAGCCGCTCAGAACGGACTTGCGCTGTGCGAATACCGATACCGTTCCTTGTCATCTTTTGAAAAGCTATAAAGTAGCAATTCTCTATCTTAACGAAACTAGAATCTAGTGCGGCAGGGCATAAATAAATCAACTATCCCAAATCATTAAAAAGCCTATCCTGTCTTGGTTTTGACTTTTGATTTTTGACTTTTGACTTTTGACTTCCGCCCTGCGGTGGGCGGTTTGTATCTTTGCGTATTCAAGCTTGGTAGATGTATCAATAAAATCAATCTAAATATCCTGTCACACTCGGATCATAAATGTCAGAACAATGAGATAATTGCCGATTAAGTAATTGGACAAAAATATTTACAGTCATTGCGAGCGAAGGGAAGCAATCACAACCCTTGGAATTGCTTCATTTCACTTCGTTCCATTGGCAATGACATTGTGTAATTAATTCTGTCTCACTACTTATCCGTATTCTTTCAGTTATACTCTGTACAACTAAGTCAAAAAAACGTAATCTCCAGATCCCCGACTTCTTCAAGAAGTCGGGGATATAACTAACTCCTAAAATTTTCTTGTTGTTACCATTATGTCTGATGAATTATCACTACCCATAATCTTGCCTATTGGGGCAATATTTTTTGAAATATTATTCTTACTAACTGCCATTCCCATAGAAGCCTATGTTCTTCATAAATGGTTAAAGTTTGATAAAAGAACCAGCATTTTTTATGCCATTGCCTTAAATGTTTTTTCGAGTGTCATTGGCTGGATTGTGTTTTTCACAGTCGAACCAATGTTACCTATCCCGATCAAAGCCGAATTGATTAATTATGTATTTTTCAATAAGATTAAAGCTTCTAGCATTAGTACAATGATAATTTTATTATCATTTACTATTTTCATAGCGACTTTCTTAGTTAAATTTTTATTGATGAAGATCCTCATCATTTTTATGGGTGAAGGCGGAAAAAACACCCAGCCAGAAACCATGTCTTCACAACAAAGAGCTAGTTATATGAATATAGCTAAGTTGCAGAATACTAATTTAATCACGGCAACATTAATAGCAAATTCACTCAGTTACAGTGCCATAACCTTTATCATATTAATTCGCTCTCGGTAAAATGATCAATATTCATCATTGCATTAATTAGAGGTAATCTCATGAACTTTTTATTGAAGGAAATAGGTGGCATATTTAAATATATTCAGGATTTATTTGCAGGAGTGCAAAAATTTCTGACACCAGCCAAAGCATATTCATGGCAAACATTTATCTATTTGAGTGTTTTTTCTTGGGGAATATCATATTTTGCCGTAGGGTATATTAGGGATATTATTGCCTTTTGTGGTTGGTTATTTTTATTAGCAGGAACAACTTGGTATACTACGGACGATCCTTTAAGAATTCCCGGAACTTTTATGCCAGTTGGGGCAGTAATCACAGGCTTTTTAGTGAGCGTCTTTGCCTTTGGATACCAGGAGAGTGGATTAACATTTAATACTATAGTCATTTGGCCGACAATAGCCGCCCTAGTTACAGCCATACCTAACTTCTTTGAAGGCAACGGTAGAGGATTGCCAAACGCGAAACTTCCTAAATTGCAAGATCGTCAAAAAGTTGTAGTTTTATTAGCTTGGTGTATGCTAATTAGTTGTTGGCTTCAGTTTTACTTTGTGATAGATAAATGGTTAAAAGAATATCCCAGTTTACGAGCAGATAATTTTCAGAAAAGTGCTTTTGTGATTAGATTAGAACGACCAGCACGAAAGCCAAAAACTGGTGATTTGATCTTAAATAAACTGCAACCCTTAATTAATCAACAACTTGCCAATAAACCTTGGGGTGAAGTAGAAAAATGGTTACTAGAAGCTAATCAGCAACTAGGCAACTTGGGGAAAAGAACGATTAATAGTAATTTAGGTAAATCTCAAGAAAGACTACTATGGCGAGTTGAACCCCGTGTAGTCAATATCAAGTCTGGATATAGGCTAGATATTTTAACAATTTGGGCTGGACCTAGTGCCAACTCTCAAGGATATTACTGGAAAAAATCTTGTTTGATAGAACCATCTAACTCTGGTAAACAAACAGATAATAAAAATACCGTTGCCCGTCTAACTTGCGATCGCACAAGTAAATTTATCATGGGTTCTCCACCAGCACAACAATAAGGAAGAAGTAATTACTATGAATGTAATTAGAACTGTCGTCATGGCTAAGAATGTATTTCAGGAAGTGATCCGCGATCGCATTCTGTACATCATCGGTTTTTATGCTATCATCCTGGCTATTGCCTTCCGTGCCATTCCCGAATTTGCCGGCACCACCAGTAATAAAATATTTTTGGACTTTGGTTTGGCAACAATGAACGTCATTGGTTTAATTGTCGCTATATTTATCGGCACAGGATTAGTTAACAAAGAAATTGAAAAACGCACTATTTTAGTATTAATTGCCAAACCCATCAGCCGCAGTGAATTTATTGCTAGTAAATATTTAGGGTTATCAGCAGTTATCGGTGTACTCATTACTGCAATGACAATAATTTATTTAGGATTCTTACAAGTTGGTCAAGTATCCTATCCAATTACTAGCATTTTTCTGGCTACACTATTCTTATTTTTGCAATTATGTTTAATTACTGCCGTAGCCATTACTTTGGGCGTTTTTACCAGTTCACTGATAGCCACAGCCCTAACATTTGCAGTGTATTTAATGGGGAATGTTACTCAAGATTTAGTGGCATTAGGTAAATTAAGTCAGAATCCTGGTATGGAACGCATTACCCAAAGTTTATATCTAATTTTGCCAGATTTATCTAGATTAGATTTAAAGAATGATGCTGTTTACGGTTTGCAAGCACTACCTGATCCAATCACATTAGTTACCAATGCAGGTTATAGTTTACTTTACAGTTTTATGTTGTTAGCGATCGCCATTATTATTTTCTTAAGACGAGAATTTTAAATAACAAGATCCCCGACTTCTCTAAGAAGTCGGGGATCTGAAAATCTCGACTTTCAAAAATTTTGTTAAAATAATTATTGTCTATGATTCAAAATTCCCCAATAAATACTACTGACAGTCTCATTTATCCCGATATTTATCATCACCAAGTTTCCTCGAATCAGCCTTTGAAACTAGGAATTATGGCTTCTGGCAATGGTAGTAATTTTGAAGTAATTGCCCAAGCTATTGCCGACGGTAAAATTAACGCCCAAATTCAAGTTTTAATTTACAACAATCCTGATGCGAAAGCAGCAGTTAGGGCAGAAAATTGGGGTGTAGAATCTGTATTTTTAAATCATCGGGACTATAAA
The DNA window shown above is from Anabaena sp. WA102 and carries:
- a CDS encoding STAS domain-containing protein codes for the protein MTLTQERQVILFKPQGSIDLDSGTVLSEQMAAIKPQHHQLWVIDLANVDFMDSSGLVPLVKGLTTARQIGCRLVLCNVKAPVKLILELTQLDSVFEIFPSYEDIFAPVTNQQPVATGV
- the ruvB gene encoding Holliday junction branch migration DNA helicase RuvB encodes the protein MAIISSKKQPPEPNGEPKKQRESAKVPPAENLLQSEAAINEQGKPEESIRPQRFADYIGQKDLKDVLDIAIKAAKSRNEVMDHLLLYGPPGLGKTTMAMILASEMGVSCKITSAPALERPRDIVGLLVNLKPGDVLFIDEIHRLSRMTEEILYPAMEDCRLDITVGKGSSARIRSIPLSKFTLVGATTRVGALTSPLRDRFGLIQKLRFYEVAELTQIVVRTAELLQTSVNLDGATEIAKRSRGTPRIANRLLKRVRDYAEVKSFIEINETVAAEALQLFQVDPCGLDWTDRKMLSVIIENFNGGPVGLETIAATTGEDTQTIEEVYEPYLMQIGYLSRTPRGRIATKAAYQHMGFKPPNEQLSLL
- a CDS encoding cob(I)yrinic acid a,c-diamide adenosyltransferase, yielding MTRNGIGIRTAQVRSERLTGQIHVYDGIGKGKSQAALGVVLRSIGLGINTPSDSSRVLLLRFLKGPERDYDEDGAIAALQRGFPHLIDQVRTGRAEFFGHDQITAFDRTEAARGWDVAKGAIASGLYSVVVLDEINPVLDLGLLSVDEVVKTLKSKPQELEIITTGRAAPPQLLDIADLHSEMKPHHHPTAAELFIEGIEIYTGAGKGKSTSALGKALQAIGRGINHPGSTRVLIMQWLKGGSGYTEDAAIAALQQSYPEIVDHQRCGRDAIVWRNSRQDLDYIEAERGWEIAKIAIASGVYKTIILDELNPTVDLELLPVDPIVQALLRKPRDTEVIITGRCQNQPAYFDLASIHSEVYCHKHYANQGVELKRGVDF
- the fraC gene encoding filament integrity protein FraC, with product MSDELSLPIILPIGAIFFEILFLLTAIPIEAYVLHKWLKFDKRTSIFYAIALNVFSSVIGWIVFFTVEPMLPIPIKAELINYVFFNKIKASSISTMIILLSFTIFIATFLVKFLLMKILIIFMGEGGKNTQPETMSSQQRASYMNIAKLQNTNLITATLIANSLSYSAITFIILIRSR
- the fraD gene encoding septal junction protein FraD is translated as MNFLLKEIGGIFKYIQDLFAGVQKFLTPAKAYSWQTFIYLSVFSWGISYFAVGYIRDIIAFCGWLFLLAGTTWYTTDDPLRIPGTFMPVGAVITGFLVSVFAFGYQESGLTFNTIVIWPTIAALVTAIPNFFEGNGRGLPNAKLPKLQDRQKVVVLLAWCMLISCWLQFYFVIDKWLKEYPSLRADNFQKSAFVIRLERPARKPKTGDLILNKLQPLINQQLANKPWGEVEKWLLEANQQLGNLGKRTINSNLGKSQERLLWRVEPRVVNIKSGYRLDILTIWAGPSANSQGYYWKKSCLIEPSNSGKQTDNKNTVARLTCDRTSKFIMGSPPAQQ
- a CDS encoding ABC transporter permease, which translates into the protein MNVIRTVVMAKNVFQEVIRDRILYIIGFYAIILAIAFRAIPEFAGTTSNKIFLDFGLATMNVIGLIVAIFIGTGLVNKEIEKRTILVLIAKPISRSEFIASKYLGLSAVIGVLITAMTIIYLGFLQVGQVSYPITSIFLATLFLFLQLCLITAVAITLGVFTSSLIATALTFAVYLMGNVTQDLVALGKLSQNPGMERITQSLYLILPDLSRLDLKNDAVYGLQALPDPITLVTNAGYSLLYSFMLLAIAIIIFLRREF